In Panicum virgatum strain AP13 chromosome 4N, P.virgatum_v5, whole genome shotgun sequence, a single window of DNA contains:
- the LOC120670925 gene encoding UDP-glycosyltransferase 73E1-like, which translates to MTTGQGQAAALARGDAEDDAGGSKAAHFVFVPLREQGHLIPAVDTALLLATHGAVCTIAATPATAVLVRPAVDSARRSGLQVRLAEFPLDYAAAGLPEGVDDGDSIPPMHMWNYFRAMALLRAPIESYLRAHAPFPTCVVSDFIHPWTTELAANLGVPRLSFFSMCTFGLLCQHNLERFHAWDGVEDPNEPVVVPGLERRFVVTRAQVPGFFRGIPIPCWEEFADYVERAQAEADGVIVNTFEEMEAEYVAGYAAARRMKVWTVGPVSTYHQSRTTLASTLAARGLRESAIDPEECRRWLDGKPRGSVVYVSFGSISRADAKQAVELGLGLEASGHPFVWAVRDADGYDEAARGFLRELEARVAGRGLLVRGWAPQLLILSHDAVGGFVTHCGWNSTLEAVAAGLPVVTWPHFTDQFLNEKMAVEVLGIGVSVGVTEPLTYQAVPKEIVVGRGVVEAAVRSVMGGGEEAEERRRRARALAAKARAAAQPGGSSHGNLLDLVKRFQPPGAAVPEV; encoded by the coding sequence ATGACGACTGGCCAAGGACAAGCAGCGGCCCTAGCCCGGGGAGACGCCGAGGACGACGCCGGCGGTTCCAAGGCGGCGCACTTCGTGTTCGTCCCGCTGAGGGAGCAGGGCCACCTGATCCCGGCCGTCGACACCGCGCTGCTGCTCGCCACCCACGGCGCGGTCTGCACCATCGCCGCAACCCCGGCCACGGCCGTGCTGGTGCGCCCGGCCGTCGATTCCGCCCGGCGGTCCGGCCTCCAGGTCCGGCTCGCCGAGTTCCCGCTCGACTACGCCGCGGCCGGCTTGCCGGAAGGGGTGGACGACGGCGACAGCATCCCGCCGATGCACATGTGGAACTACTTCCGCGCCATGGCGCTCCTCCGCGCGCCGATCGAGAGCTACCTCCGCGCGCACGCGCCGTTCCCGACCTGCGTCGTGTCGGACTTCATCCACCCGTGGACCACGGAGCTCGCGGCCAACCTCGGCGTCCCGCGGCTGAGCTTCTTCAGCATGTGCACCTTCGGCCTCCTCTGCCAGCACAACCTCGAGCGTTTCCACGCGTGGGACGGCGTCGAGGACCCCAACGAGCCGGTCGTCGTGCCGGGGCTGGAGAGAAGGTTCGTGGTGACGAGGGCGCAGGTGCCGGGCTTCTTCCGGGGGATCCCGATCCCGTGCTGGGAAGAGTTCGCCGACTACGTCGAGCGCGCGCAGGCCGAGGCCGACGGCGTCATCGTCAACACCTTCGAGGAGATGGAGGCGGAGTACGTCGCCGGCTACGCGGCGGCCCGAAGGATGAAGGTCTGGACCGTCGGGCCGGTGTCGACCTACCACCAGAGCCGCACGACGCTGGCGTCGACGCTGGCGGCGAGGGGGCTGCGGGAGTCCGCCATCGACCCCGAGGAGTGCCGCCGGTGGCTCGACGGCAAGCCGAGGGGCTCCGTCGTGTACGTGAGCTTCGGGAGCATCTCGCGGGCGGACGCGAAGCAGGCCGTGGAGCTCGGGCTCGGGCTGGAGGCGTCGGGGCACCCGTTCGTCTGGGCGGTGCGGGACGCCGACGGGTACGACGAGGCGGCGCGCGGGTTCCTGCGCGAGCTGGAGGCGCGCGTGGCGGGGCGCGGCCTGCTCGTCCGGGGATGGGCGCCGCAGCTGCTGATCCTGTCCCACGACGCCGTGGGCGGGTTCGTGAcgcactgcgggtggaactcgacGCTGGAGGCCGTCGCGGCGGGGCTGCCGGTGGTGACGTGGCCGCACTTCACGGACCAGTTCCTGAACGAGAAGATGGCCGTCGAGGTGCTGGGCATCGGCGTCAGCGTCGGGGTCACGGAGCCGCTCACGTACCAGGCGGTGCCCAAGGAGATCGTGGTGGGGCGGGGCGTGGTGGAGGCGGCCGTGCGGAGCGTGatgggcggcggggaggaggcggaggagaggcggcgccgggcgcgcgCGCTGGCGGCCAAGGCGCGGGCGGCCGCGCAGCCGGGCGGGTCGTCGCACGGCAACCTGCTGGACCTGGTCAAGCGATTCCAGCCGCCGGGCGCGGCCGTGCCAGAGGTTTAG